The DNA segment GGGGCTATGCCATTTATGGCCGATTTATTAAAGCGTATGGATACGTACTTAGAAATGGACTTTATGGACGTGTCTAGTTACGGTAATTCTACCGTTTCTTCTGGAGAAGTGAAGATTATAAAAGACTTAGATACATCTGTAGAAGGCCGAGACATTTTAATTATTGAGGATATTATCGATAGTGGGTTAACACTTAGCTATCTAGTTGAACTATTCCGTTATCGTAAAGCCAAATCCATTAAAATTGTTACTCTTTTAGATAAGCCATCTGGTCGAAAAGCGAACATTGAAGCAGAT comes from the Bacillus sp. (in: firmicutes) genome and includes:
- the hpt gene encoding hypoxanthine phosphoribosyltransferase — its product is MKQDIQKILITEEEIQEKIKELAAQLTEEYRDKFPLAIGVLKGAMPFMADLLKRMDTYLEMDFMDVSSYGNSTVSSGEVKIIKDLDTSVEGRDILIIEDIIDSGLTLSYLVELFRYRKAKSIKIVTLLDKPSGRKANIEADYVGFIVPDEFVVGYGLDYAERYRNLPYIGVLKPEVYKK